A segment of the Panicum hallii strain FIL2 chromosome 1, PHallii_v3.1, whole genome shotgun sequence genome:
AGAAGTGCAGGGAGTTCTGGCGAGGCCTCACCAGTGGTGGCTTCGCCGTGGTGCGTCGTCGACACGCCGATGACTACTTCAGGGGGAGCTACGAGTTCTCGTGCACGGCAACGCCGATCAATTTACCTGCAAAGACGACTACGAATggccgtggacggcggcggcgtctgCCACCCTGCGTCGGCGGCAAGCAAGCGCAGGAGATGCTGGAGCGCATGGCGCCAGGGAGAGGATGGTCGCCCGAGCGCTCTCCAGGACCCGGAGCTGGGAACGAGATCGACGGCCTGGCCGAGG
Coding sequences within it:
- the LOC112877797 gene encoding uncharacterized protein LOC112877797 — translated: MKLQRHLSNKGKLSSADRDLLIFMPRKKLSMLSVGSAALEKCREFWRGLTSGGFAVVRRRHADDYFRGSYEFSCTATPINLPAKTTTNGRGRRRRLPPCVGGKQAQEMLERMAPGRGWSPERSPGPGAGNEIDGLAEEFIRRFYEQLRMQRVDELQVEHETRARRASPGSLCSSDVNGLYT